TTGTGAACTCGAAATAACTGctgtaaatgttttttttacaaatagaataattataatgtgtaaaaaaattttggtgCTACTCCTTAATGAATGTGGATTAactaaacatatatataaattatgattaatatttatttaaactgaTATGGTGCTCTAATAATCTTTtctatatcaaaataatgtatgtTATTCACAAAAGTTTGATGTGAGTCAATGTGTTAATGTAGTAAAAGTAATAGAAACTATCattcataatttatcaataCAGATGGTTGATGTCGTGATCGATCTCAGCTATCTTTTGTGATGAGTAACagagaattgtaaaaaatgatttatttattgtaactgTTAATATAagcacaattaaaatatatgatgatACTAAAAGAAGTGAGTACAGTACAAATTGTATTGTAACATTTAGCAATTTgatcttttttaattgataatttcttaattctggttatatatttaaaaaaaaacattaattttttgtatcagacttggttttttttttgacaataataatgtatactATGGTTAAACTGCTTACtgattggaaataaaaaaggagaatcagttaaactataaaattgaaattaatacatacatgTTAGTAATTTTgagtaaaatttgattttttgctGCAAGTTGCGCAACTCTAGGAAGtgtaataattcttatatattatggtatttttatataaaaagagagagatataattatataatgtgctaaagaattatatttttacatttatatttttttataaatattaaagaaatattgccAAAGAcacaattacattattttacaaaatttttttatcgcattacataaaatgataaaatcgagaaatcaaacaaacaaaataggaaTGAAAATTTCAGACAGTAAATTTTTACTCGTTCGTAATGGTCGTAGTTGTTGCTGTTTCGACGGGAACCGGCTTGGCAGCTGGTATTCCCGTTTGCACAACGTTGATCACTCTTTCTGTGCCAGCCGGCGTCACGTTCTGAAAAcgtgaacaaaatataaagattaccTGATAAGCGAATTATGAGAGTTATGTTTCTTTTTAGTGCACCCTACGGGGTCGGTGCTTGAACAATCCGTACGTGACGATAACAGGCGTAATTAGAGTTTGAAATTCCTTCACACTTTGAGCAAAACATGAGAAGAGAACTTCGAAATATAGGTAAGCGTATATGTTTAAAGAGACGAtgatatattatgcattaagTTATAATAGGATTACGTTTATGAATAATGAACtagaagatttaaaaatataatggttAAGATTAATAGGAGGCATAGTGTAAGAAACAAAAGCGGCTTCGAAGCTGCTATTTTTATGATGACCGTGAAAAAAAGGTCTTTTCGCAGACAATAAAAAACtaacttttatgttttatgaCCACTGCAAAAAAGATTAAACATTTaggcatttaattaattgaagatattCTTTGCGCTCGAgtatactatataaattaaatttattataatgatatCGAACAAGCGCgcctaaataataataaaagaaataatacagaaataacaaaaagttataaaatactatttctGATGAGGAACACTCGACTGTCAGCTTAGTGTCATcgattttaatagaatttgatttttgaAACTCACcgtaaatgcaattttaaatccAAGAATTAATGGGTTTAAATATCAAGATAAGAAACTGTTCTATGTCTTCATCGTTCCTTTGCGATTCATTGACTTTcgtttttgcataatattgcCGAGTTTCAGAAAAATCAGTTAAAATTGACGTacactataaaatttaacgaaacTACAAATGTGCCTCGTCCATGCAAAATACTGCATGCTGAATTTCGTACGTTAACGAGACATGTTCTGTTTTGTAGTTTAGAGCAGACTCGTAGTTTGATCCAAAATCGTCGGCATCATCTGCCTCCTCTAATACTGCACACTGAGACAGCACATTGGGCACGAGAATCGAAAAGTGAAAAATCAAACATGTAACGTAAGCCGCATCAACCATAACAAAgacgagagagggagaaagagcgagagaaggagagaaggagatagagagagagagaagggttCGTTCGCGGTCGAGTGTCCGCGAATGAACAGACCGGGTGGATGTTAACGCGGAACTCGGCTCGATCGAGCGTACCTTTGTAGGCGCCGTGATAGTTAGTACACCATCTGAGGAGAGGGTCGAGGTGATATTGAAGAGGTCGTGTGACGGAGGCAGGACGTATCGGCGTACGAAGTGTCTGCTGATGTAGCCGTGCTCGTCTTGCCTCTCCTCGTGCTTGGCCTCAACAATAACGTGGTTGTCGACCGTCTTCACTGTGATCTCGTCTGGTGAGAATTGTTGCACGTCCAGTATCACCTGCGGATCAAAGAGCACGGCCCCGCGAGGAGGCCCCGGAAATACGTATCATTAGCCTGTTCAGGATCCTCTTTCCAAGAGCAGCATCATCAGGGACCGAAATTTCGCATTCTTCTGAGAGCGATCATACGGAAAATTGCAAACGCACTATCGTCCCGACTATGCATCCATAGAGCGAAAGTTAAGTATCGATCACTCCTGAGGGAGCTTTTACTCCAAGATGGTCGAGTTTTGAGCAATAAGTCCtaccattcttttttttttgcatcgcAAATTAgcgattaattttcttttttctggtTAACCAAATTCTCCTCCGAGAGGGGATCTCCAACGTTTATAATACATACTCTTGATTATACTAAAACAGAATTCTTACGCACAACCGTTTCGGCGAACCACCTGGAGTGCTTCGTTCGCCCggttatttatattcattctTCGATGTTTCCGCGTTAGGGAGTCGCCGGGACCGGTTTCGCCGATCAGAATCGGTTGTTGAAGTTTCCGCCGagagaaaaatgatattttggCCAACGTTGTAGATTCGTCTCGATTGTCAAATAAGCGCTTTGAAAAGGcgttttttgtttcaatttttcgaTCTTTTCATATGTAATCTTCCGCAtctctttaaattattaagcaTTATGGCAAAAAAGTAAACCGGGACGATGTAGTTGTTAGGCGCACCTACTTGTGTGagattgttcttttttttttaacgaccaAAAACGAGCATACATACAAGTAGGTGATCTTATTTATCGCGAGCACGTCGGTCGTGCTGAGAGCGATCGGTCGCAACCGCGGTGGCCGATTCTTTCCGCGGCTGGCGGCTTGTTTCAACGAAagcgagaaaaattataaaccataaaagcaaaaaaaaaaaaaaaataaaaacgataaataatatcCGATGTAGAGCGCAAAAAAACTTCAACGACCGACAGATAGTAGGGCGAGCGAGCCGAACTTTTCCGAGTGATCCTGCGTGATCCCGGAGTTTGATGagcgcgaaaaaaaattagcgGAGGATGATTGGCTGTGCATTTCGAAAATAGTATCAAAAAAAAGGAGTAGAAGAAGGGGAGGACGGTTTTACGGAGAATCAGTCCGTAAACGGTCGACTCGAGTGCTGCGCGCAGAGCGACATACTTTGTACAAATAAAGGGATAAAAAGAGTTCCGTATAagagagttaaaaaaaaaaaaaggacaaaaGCCATTTTGTACAATTCTATTGTTGAGGGTAATTcaaaaagcatttatttttgtatagaGATTATAGCCGGAAGAACCGGGGCCTGGGGTTTGTTTACCTGAACTGTGCCCCCTACGAGAGGGGGGCACCACGGCCCATCAGGGTGATATTACCAAGTCTCGGTTCTTCCATCGAACAAGACTGACTAAGAGCGCAACAcgataaatatacaatatatccACTCTTTCGGTTGCATACTTTATTCCGTGGCTGCTGCGCGCTATTTCTCACGTGCGACTTCGAACATAACATCGTTGAAAAACAGAACAGAATAAGGAGTTACTTCAAATCTGTGGCAGGCAAACCGTGCACGACCGCGTAAGGAAAAATATCACGGAAAGAGAATaaagagtaaaaataataaaaaaattaaacagaaagcaacaacaaaaaaagattaaagaagGGGAGGTAAAACGAGAACTGTGGTAAAACTGTGATTTCATAAAGATTCCGAAACTAGCGTGACTGACCGAAGATCGTGCAGCGCGATCGTCCTCTTTTGATACGCGTATCTTTCATAGAGCACTTTGGCGAAGGATAACGGCGTCtctcaaagaaaaagaaaagagattaaaaaattgtttaaccgacaaaaaaagaaaaaagagaaaagtcgTTTCTTTGATCCGATTCATTTACACGCCCTCCCTCGTCGAGAGGGAGGTGCAGAAAAACACCCTGTCCCGTCGAACGAAAATAGTCCCAATCGAACACCTTATTAGCGTCATCAACCCGGCCGTCGAAAGTCGAGCTGCCGCCTCAGTTGATTCCGCGTCGCGTCTGTGATCGCATAATTATCAGGCGGTTATGCGGCGTATAGATGCACAGCGGTAGAGACAGCGGTTAGTTGCAGCAGATGCAGCCATTAGTTTTTCGGGGCTTCTGGTGTTCAGAATTTTTCGTTCGTTTTTTAGCCACCCCCTAACGGGCGTTGAGTTTTTTCCCCATCCTTTGCGTTTGCTTTCATCTCTGCTTACTTCTACTTTTAATGGCCGCGCAATTAATTCATTccctttgaaaaaataagatttaaatcTACTGTATAGATATAGAGTCTTTGCCCGCAAcgttttgatttattttctttaaccCTTTTCCCCTCACACCTTTTCTACACCCTTTTTTTCCTTACTTCttccctttctttctttttcctttttttccctttttttcttaCGAATGCGCCCTTTCGTCATTCCCGCATATCACTCCCATTATATATTCCGTCAGTTATCTTCCGCGACTTTTCTAGATTTCGAAATCTAACTACGATTCGCCGCTACTCGTTTTTCGCTAGAAGATAATAAGAAAactatacatttattatatataaatatatatatatacatatatatggtACTTTTTTCGTAGAATATCATTCAAAGCTTTTTGTATTTAACGTGAATATTGTTTTTAGAGCTCGAGCTTTAAACACTAAAAACAAGAGCAAAGAACCACTAAAAAGATCGTGTTTTTAAGTCGTGTCTCATCGGTTATGCATGGCAAATTGTACTACATGTAACCGATTATATACCGCTTGCTGCTATTGCATCATCGAATTTCTCCGACCgaaagttaatataattacaacgTAATTGAGGCAATAATCTTGAATTCATGAATTTAAGACTGTCAGACaagtcaaaatatttcaaaaataaaacaatagcAAATGTAATTTGATACATCGACGTACGAATTCATGAGTTTAGGAGCGTTTAGACCCGGAACTTTATTCATAGATAATCACTACGAAAAGAAAGACCGTCGCCTCTGATCGTGATTAAGTTGTATACGCAATAACTGGTTGTTTCACTCGCTGTTGTATCATCGATCTTCCATGCGATAAGATAAACATAACATAACATTATAACAGCCCAATAACTTGTGCGAATTCATGAATTTAGGCGTGTCAGGACACACATCCTCATACAAATAAAACGTACTTATAGCGTGCGTATATTcatgaatttgaaattattggatGACTTgtcattacatatttatgtaatataataattgatattactGTCGAGTTACTAAGTTACAGTAGATCTGTAGTAAATAATTAAGCGATCTATAGTGATCGAGGGGTAGTGACCTCGCGGGCGTTTTATCCAGTTCGAACACCGAATGTTGACGAATGAAAAGAGTTTAACAAAACGGTGAACAAAGCatcgttataattttaataattccacGTAGTggaatttttttggaaaagtaGGACATCTCCTGTAAATTGAATCAAGCGATCTAATTTGTTCGCGATACTTGCAGACGCGACACCAGAGCATTCGACCGATTTTTGacttatctatatattttagaatatataacTGCAGCGTAAGATAATCGTATTTGCACCGCGTGCTAAATCTAGACATTAATTGCCTACGTATCACCTTGAATCGCGACTTTTTGaacttttaaaatacgtaaattacatttttaaatcgttAATCATTTGATTGCGTCAGAACCGCGACGactattgcataatttttcgtAATCTCGAAAAATTATGGGATAGTCGTAGGCGGTTCTGTggtattattaaagaataaaaatacgctGAAAGCAcgtctaaaaataatacgttgAATCACTCGCGTTTGGAATATTCCGTGGTAATTTTAACGCGCGTTGCTGCGTTGTTTACGTTTTCTTGTCGCACTCCAGTCAGATTAAACGAATGAACGCacatttaataagaaaaaaatatcttgaatagTTTCTTATTTGACGTATTTTCAGACtacaatttttcgaaaaagcatcttatcgtataaaaatttgtgcctaaagacttttaaaaatttgaaaaaagcaatttagaataacaaaatttgttgaagCGAAATTAGCGGAGTGAttcgaattataaattaattgataagtAATTACAGTTTTATTGTCGATTTACGttatcgattattattattcagtCAATTACTATATAAGAGAGAAACATTGAATTTCTGAGCTTTTATTAGTTCTAAATAATTTCCGGCCAATTCCTTTCTTTCGTAGGGTTCTGCTAGCTTTCCTGCTGCAGAATCCTACGAAAGACGGAATTGGACCGATGCAGTACTTCCGCCCtctaatatatctttatctaagcttttaatatttctctgaCAAAAGAACATTATTAACAACTCTACGAAAAAAAGACAAGCCAAAATCAACTATTAGCGtcttttaaatagaaacatacatattatttcgattttcaactcaaaaagatattttgaagtTGAATAAATCTAACAACCTGGATACAACCAAATTAAACAACATAAACGCGCATTTTGGGAAAATAGTCATCAAgatgacaaataataatagtaatagcAAATAAACAGTAGTAGCAAGTGATGTACCAGCAAAATTTTTCCTGCAATGTAAAGCTCATAACTTGAAGCcattttttgtgttttaccACGAATGTGAAAACGATGCAATGAATCGTTTGGTgacaaaatgatgaaaaatacaGTAATGTCATGTAAAATGGAGCATAATCATGCTTCATTTAGAAATGCATATTTTCGGCTattttgatctaaaaatttctattgcaATTTCTCGAAACAATAAactgaataaatttatgatatttagtGAATATGggaacaaataataaatataaagatagagaaaaataaaactagcTCAAATACCAAAGAAAGCAAAAACAGTTTGGCAATATTCTTTCGAATAAAccacatattaatattaaaaaagcaaaacacatgatttcaatattgattaataagaCATTTGgatacaaattattaactgTCTCAATCAagtaaatttatctttcagaaaaactattaaagaaattgatcaaaatatccataaatatattaaatcgaaaaggcacttttatattattttggtTCGTAAAGgcgaaacaaaattttaagtataaaaaaatttgactttaTTTGCGAgactttttattcaaattttattaaagatcgTAGAGATCAACAAAAGCAACACGgagaatgcaaatttatttttgatcttatCGCTTTAGCCTAGAAATTATCGTACCTGGAAGTTATCTTTGTCCAGCTGAACTGTGCTGGACCCACTCGAGTTCTGACGTATCACGTTCCTCCACGGTCGGTAGTACGTGTTCCCGAAAATCGAGCGTAGAGAGGGCCGATTTAAGCCGAGACCGGTGAGGCTCGAGATCAGGTCGTCTCGATGGAGACCAGTGCCGAAATGCTGATCCAAAAGCCGCGAGACAGGGCGATCAATGTCATCCCACCAATCGCGAAAAACGAGCGGCACAACCGACATCTGTAAATCAGCGTAATAATCGGTAATGGTTGGTCGGTGTTTTACTcgatctttaaaaaaaaaaaaatatttaaaaactgcaTTAAGAAGGACGTAGGAGGATGAAGTATAGACGTCTCGGGCGAGAAATAGGCGTAAATGAACGGCAGTTCAGCAATCGAATCACATATTCAGTACAGCATAATTAATTCTCTACAATACAGCagacttaattaattttaagccTTTAAGCAgtaaaactaattaattctCATGGATAATTAATCGAGTTAAGACTACTACATTAAGCGTAATTAAGCGCAATGAACGTAATATCGGACTAGtgtaaaactattaataaacaaGGACGAATACAGGCACACATGATCTTAGTGTAAACCTGATCACATGATCCTACGACGGCCGAAGTACACCTCAATATACAGAAGACTTACCAAAAATCCGAGTCATCCATTCCGGAGTGGATATACGTCGTTAGCGAGATACCGcatgcatttaaaatttaatgtcacAATAAGAGCCATTTTCTCGACCGTTACATGTCGTTAAAATTTAGGCTAATCATCAATACGGaataaattgtgaattaaGGTCTCTGATTAAGGTCTAAATTAAGGTCTCTGATTAAAGTCTAGATTAAGGTCTAGATTAAGAATGCTATTAGATCCGCGTATATGTAAATCAACATTCGCTATCTACGGCACTCATTAAGTGTTACATGTGTACGATTCTTTTTCATTCTCACTGAAATTTTCTCCCTTTGATGAGCTAGGTAAATTTTTAAGCGAATCTTATCACATCACGTGGGACAATTCTACAAAAATACTTAATTCCGTAAATTTATGAACATCTCTCACGTCATAAAATTTTCGCGCGCAGAGCCAAACGCGACTCGATTAAATATTACGAACGACTCAAGATATAGATCGAAGGAAGATCATTAGGTTTTACAATCGCGGCAAAATATCTCTCGATCCATCacgaaaattcaaagaaaattcGAAGAACTCCATTAAAGTAGGCTAGTCATAAGCCATTAAAGTCCCGAAAGCTCAACAGAGAGATTGTAAAGCTAGTCTATTCGCATAAGATTCGCATAAGTAGAGAGTTAAGCGAAAGTCCAACCTTGAATCGGATTATTGGGAATTAAGTATCGACCAACCAAGCGACTGAACAACAATGACGATTAATCGCAGATAGCACAGGTACTAGTTTAAAGATAcatgccccccccccccccttctcccCCCATCTTCATCTCCGCTACACGGTCCATTATACGCATCTAAACGCGCGTTTAGACTATCAAACACAAATATCGGTCGCACAATACGTGACTAGCGATAAAATGCTTCCCAGTCACTTTTTCTTGCTTCTCAACTAAGGTAGATAACACACGCATTCGTTCGCGGAAATAACTGGGGGAGATTTTTGCGAGCGTGGACATAAGGACCGTTAGCTTAAGATTATTTCGCACAAAACGTATCGCGTAAGCTCActttgatctaaaaataaaagcaaaagtgGAGAAGTAGACGGTTAACGTTACTTTTAAGTAATTCTAAGACTACCCGTAAGTTGTACGTTGAATAATTGGGTTTGTACGAACTATTAGGACTAATGGGGACGCGGCGGGAATTCTGGTACACACAAACACACTCGCGAGAAAACACAATGAGAACAGTGCTACTGTACTTTTCGTGGAAACGTGAAGATTCGATCGGTTACTTGAAGGTCACCAGACGATTCCAGAGTCGAGTTGATTTCTGATTCGGCGCGAGTTTGCAGGTCCATCTTAAATAGTCGGCGTCATCGGCGTCATCGGCGTCATCGGCGTCTCGACGCCGTGATGCGGAGGCGTGCTTCTACAATGTCACGTGACACATTCACTGACGTTCTTCTAAGAATACACTTCCCACGAGTGGGATTTTGGCTGTCAAAATTTGGCTCCGCATAATGCTCGCGATAATATTTCTACTTCTACTTGTATTCTTGTTATTTCGATTTTCATTGATCTTGCTGGTTTCATTTATCTTGCAATTGCCAGGAGGCATTACGCCTTAACATTTGAAGTGAAAAAAAGTTTGACAATGAACTGACGATGCATAATTTGTCTACGATAGTAAAGAAATAGTCGTCTAAAATTAACGTTATTCATTTAATGTgagatttttctatttgcgTGAAATTAACGCAAATTTCTTATGGATTGTCGCGACTCTGAAGTATTGTAGTAGATGATCGAACATTGTAGTTTATCAATGTTCGTCATCTTCAATGTAAAAACGGACCGGACGTCCGAAGAAAGTATCGATGTTACATCTCTTATGCTATAACGAATGAAAGAATGATGTCGCATCGTTAAACGTaacatgaacaaaatattttttccgaaGCTTTCATTCGATCAATCAAGAAATCTGTGATCGAAATAGACACAGTGCATCTTCAATCATTCGCAACGATCAGTTTACATGCTGGCTTGTTCCCAAACTGTAGCAAATGCTGGACATTTCTCGCTATCGTGAATAAAATACCGATCTAAGTATTGATAAAACTTTGCCTTCGTGAAGAAATATTAGGTATGCATGGTTACcagaagttaaaaaaaaacacgagaGTGCTAAAAgcgcttttctttcttttttttttaatacggaCTACGCCTACGCGTATTATTTTAGGATATTGGATTATACGCATTTTTCTTAAGATACGTTTCCTTCGATTTGCTTCTTTCTCgttagatatacatatatgaaaaattatgattaacgCCGGTGTTATGTTGTCTTTGCGCGATAATTGGCGACATAGATTGTCGCGGAAGTCCCGTCGAGCCGTCAACAATCTTGAATTTCCCCAACTTAATCACTTTGGCTGATAATTACgaaagcatattttatttgcatgaaAGAATAAGTATCTGATCAGTTTTGCGTGCATCATTTCACGCGAGATAATTTTGACAATGACAACCAATAAAGACAGCAATCGGCGCGGAATAATATGGACATAAATATGCGCATAAATAATACATGCggatataaaacaaaacaattataaaaaatgacgTGCACgtcaccaaaaaaaaaaaaaaatttttaatatatatactattaatacttaaagtattaaagtaaGCATCAAGTAATCACTAATACATAAAGTTTTAAGTGCTAAGCCTAATTTAGGAAAGTATTGCgtgaaaatacatatatactagGCTACTTCGTTACTCCGCGAATTCCATCTACTAGCGGCAAGTGCTAATGAAACAATCTCGAAAATAGCTCTTGACTCACCTTTTGCCTAAAAATATAGTACTTGTCACTAACAATGAACAACATGTGTGGGGAAttgcattttgtaaaataagtatatttagaTCGTGCGagcaaaaatatctttaccAAATTCCAACTAAATATTCATCATTGAAACTCTTTATTAAGCAAAAGTCAAGTTTCAGATTTTGAAAAGAATAGTCAACGACAAATTCTAATTTGTAGGggtaaaaagaagaattatttattggcACAAACGGCGCTTAAAGCGAAAGAAATTCACAAATTTGGCAAAGCACTTGTGGCAGGTGTATCGAAAACGcgagtaatttaattttaagcatAATTTCTAGATCTTCGAATGAATCATAATTATGTGGCATTATAGTAGTAACAATAAGCACGTAATTAAGTTACTTTATCTGTCTATATTACTATAGAATTATACTAATATCGAGTAGTATTACTTGTCACTCGATATCACATTTTTAGATCTAACGTATTAATCGATAATTGGGGCAAGAATTTTATCTTAAGAAATTGCTGTCTTTATCTTTATTCTGAGATATTGTCGTGAAATATTCCATGTTTGTGTGTCAGACTTCTCGAATAAACTCTGAACTCGACACTCTAATTG
This window of the Linepithema humile isolate Giens D197 chromosome 1, Lhum_UNIL_v1.0, whole genome shotgun sequence genome carries:
- the LOC136996946 gene encoding uncharacterized protein isoform X1; translation: MDLQTRAESEINSTLESSGDLQVTDRIFTFPRKMSVVPLVFRDWWDDIDRPVSRLLDQHFGTGLHRDDLISSLTGLGLNRPSLRSIFGNTYYRPWRNVIRQNSSGSSTVQLDKDNFQVILDVQQFSPDEITVKTVDNHVIVEAKHEERQDEHGYISRHFVRRYVLPPSHDLFNITSTLSSDGVLTITAPTKVRSIEPSSALTSTRSVHSRTLDRERTLLSLSISFSPSLALSPSLVFVMVDAAYVTCLIFHFSILVPNVLSQCAVLEEADDADDFGSNYESALNYKTEHVSLTYEIQHAVFCMDEAHL
- the LOC136996946 gene encoding protein lethal(2)essential for life-like isoform X2, whose product is MDLQTRAESEINSTLESSGDLQVTDRIFTFPRKMSVVPLVFRDWWDDIDRPVSRLLDQHFGTGLHRDDLISSLTGLGLNRPSLRSIFGNTYYRPWRNVIRQNSSGSSTVQLDKDNFQVILDVQQFSPDEITVKTVDNHVIVEAKHEERQDEHGYISRHFVRRYVLPPSHDLFNITSTLSSDGVLTITAPTKNVTPAGTERVINVVQTGIPAAKPVPVETATTTTITNE